A single region of the Neotabrizicola shimadae genome encodes:
- a CDS encoding aldehyde dehydrogenase family protein, protein MEMFLDGTFTPARDGRVMPVTDPTTGESFDTVPLAGPADADIAIRSAARAFETWKRTPVTERARIQKTCAAALRAAAPEVGALLSRELGRPLPGCLHEISRSAELLDIYAEEGLRLQATLSLGSATGEKTIVTRDPVGVVVAITPFNYPINLLMFKLGAALVAGCTVVAKPSEDTPLSTLKIAQIFHAAGLPAGVFNVVTGDRALGEALVAHPTPRKIAFTGSVAAGKAIAAAAAGTVKRLTLELGGQSPAIVCADADLDKAATAIARHGFANSGQFCYRVNRVYVERPVYADFLARLTAKVAAMTVAPAGGAGELGPLVNAKIFANSDQQIADARAKGGRILTGGARLTGPGFDGGYYLPPTLIADATPDMAVMREETFGPVIGLAAVDSPAEALAQANDSRFGLAAFVFTRDLARGLMLCEGLEAGSVWLNDIQRSSHFVPFGGMKESGLGREKGRYGVESYLEYKTMYLSYEVPE, encoded by the coding sequence ATGGAGATGTTCCTGGACGGCACCTTCACCCCTGCCCGCGACGGGCGCGTGATGCCGGTCACCGATCCGACCACGGGCGAGAGCTTCGACACGGTCCCGCTGGCCGGCCCGGCCGACGCCGACATCGCCATCCGGTCTGCCGCCCGCGCATTCGAGACGTGGAAGCGCACTCCCGTCACCGAGCGCGCCCGCATCCAGAAGACCTGCGCCGCCGCCCTTCGCGCTGCCGCGCCCGAGGTTGGCGCCCTTCTGTCGCGCGAACTTGGCCGGCCCTTGCCCGGTTGCCTGCACGAAATCTCGCGCTCGGCCGAGCTTCTGGACATCTATGCCGAGGAGGGGCTGCGCCTTCAGGCGACCCTGTCGCTTGGGTCCGCCACGGGCGAAAAGACCATCGTGACGCGCGATCCGGTGGGGGTGGTGGTGGCGATCACGCCGTTCAACTACCCGATCAACCTTCTGATGTTCAAACTGGGCGCGGCGCTGGTGGCGGGCTGCACGGTCGTCGCCAAACCATCCGAGGACACGCCGCTCTCCACCCTGAAAATCGCTCAGATTTTCCATGCTGCGGGCCTGCCCGCGGGCGTGTTCAACGTGGTCACCGGCGACCGCGCCCTGGGCGAGGCACTGGTGGCACATCCCACCCCCCGCAAGATCGCCTTCACCGGCTCGGTCGCCGCCGGCAAGGCCATCGCCGCCGCGGCCGCAGGCACGGTCAAGCGCCTGACGCTGGAACTGGGCGGCCAAAGCCCCGCCATCGTCTGCGCCGATGCCGATCTGGACAAGGCGGCAACCGCCATCGCCCGCCACGGCTTCGCCAATTCCGGGCAATTCTGCTATCGCGTGAACCGGGTCTATGTCGAACGCCCGGTCTATGCCGATTTCCTGGCCCGCCTGACCGCAAAGGTCGCTGCCATGACGGTCGCCCCCGCCGGCGGAGCGGGCGAGCTTGGCCCGCTGGTCAACGCCAAGATCTTCGCCAACTCCGACCAGCAGATCGCCGACGCCCGCGCCAAAGGTGGGCGCATCCTGACGGGCGGCGCGCGCCTGACGGGACCGGGGTTCGATGGCGGCTACTACCTGCCGCCCACGCTGATCGCCGATGCCACCCCCGACATGGCCGTGATGCGCGAAGAGACCTTCGGGCCGGTCATCGGCCTGGCCGCCGTGGACAGCCCCGCCGAGGCGCTTGCCCAGGCCAACGACAGCCGCTTTGGCCTGGCCGCCTTTGTCTTCACCCGCGACCTCGCCCGCGGCCTGATGCTGTGCGAGGGGTTGGAGGCCGGCTCTGTCTGGTTGAACGACATCCAGCGTTCGTCGCATTTCGTGCCCTTCGGCGGCATGAAGGAAAGCGGGCTTGGGCGGGAGAAGGGGCGTTACGGCGTCGAATCCTACCTCGAATACAAGACCATGTATCTGAGTTACGAGGTGCCCGAATGA
- a CDS encoding HD domain-containing protein, translating to MIPAEDLILPRDLPLWHDARLYLDVRNNDEHTLVAYGVARALLDQIPEARESVVLPAILLHDVGWKRVPQDLLLQAIGRNPTRPDLVRDHELYGVDIARGILQRHRPEGVDIEAVLAIIDGHDTTRHAKSIEDAVVKDSDKGWRVTPHGMKTIRGWYDWSLDQYIDMVSNVSNPRMLTAPGKAMAEGFTASLRAEQQLSRYLGTP from the coding sequence ATGATCCCCGCCGAAGACCTGATCCTGCCGCGCGACCTGCCCCTTTGGCACGACGCCCGCCTCTATCTGGACGTTCGCAACAACGACGAGCACACCCTTGTGGCCTATGGCGTGGCCCGCGCCCTACTGGACCAGATCCCCGAGGCGCGGGAAAGCGTGGTCCTGCCGGCGATCCTGCTGCATGACGTGGGCTGGAAGCGCGTGCCGCAGGACCTTTTGCTGCAGGCCATCGGGCGCAACCCGACGCGGCCCGATCTGGTGCGCGACCACGAGTTGTACGGGGTGGACATCGCCCGCGGCATCCTGCAGCGCCACCGCCCGGAAGGCGTGGACATCGAGGCGGTGCTGGCGATCATCGACGGCCATGACACAACGCGCCACGCCAAGTCCATCGAGGACGCCGTGGTCAAGGATTCCGACAAGGGCTGGCGCGTCACGCCGCATGGCATGAAGACCATTCGCGGCTGGTACGACTGGAGCCTCGATCAGTACATCGACATGGTCTCCAACGTCTCGAACCCTCGGATGCTGACCGCGCCGGGGAAGGCCATGGCCGAGGGATTCACCGCCTCGCTGCGGGCGGAACAGCAACTGTCGCGCTATCTGGGGACGCCATGA
- a CDS encoding HD domain-containing protein — MTIDLTRYDPVWRAAEPYMRARKNDVHIPLSFGWAVKLVEQYPAADPDVCLLAILLHDIGWYSIDMERIVAEGFRGENVLQNDVRYLHETEGVRLAIPVLRETGWSDEVIAQVCEIIDGHDTRPDPRHLNDRIVRDADKLWRYSVTGTSVGCDWFGETPHQNWLRNQRILPRFETEAGRAMAEAEQAATARALRLDVL, encoded by the coding sequence ATGACGATCGACCTTACGCGCTATGACCCGGTCTGGCGCGCTGCCGAGCCCTACATGCGCGCGCGCAAGAACGACGTGCACATCCCCCTGTCCTTCGGCTGGGCGGTGAAACTGGTCGAGCAGTACCCCGCCGCCGACCCGGATGTCTGCCTGCTGGCGATCCTGCTGCATGACATCGGTTGGTATTCCATCGACATGGAGCGGATCGTGGCCGAAGGCTTCCGCGGCGAAAACGTGCTGCAGAACGATGTGCGGTACCTGCACGAGACCGAGGGCGTGCGGCTGGCCATCCCCGTCTTGCGCGAGACCGGCTGGAGCGACGAGGTCATCGCCCAGGTCTGCGAGATCATCGACGGCCACGACACAAGGCCCGATCCGCGCCACCTGAACGACCGCATCGTGCGGGATGCCGACAAGCTGTGGCGCTATTCCGTCACCGGCACCTCCGTGGGCTGCGACTGGTTCGGCGAGACGCCGCACCAGAACTGGCTGCGCAACCAGCGCATCCTGCCCAGGTTCGAAACCGAGGCCGGTCGCGCGATGGCCGAGGCCGAACAGGCCGCCACCGCCCGCGCGCTGCGGCTGGACGTGCTGTAG
- the speB gene encoding agmatinase yields the protein MGTNSYETGRLNLPFVGISTFGKNPYQPDWDAIDADVAVMGAPFDFGTQWRSGARFGPRSIREASTLFSFGHGGAYDHEDDVTYLPADRVRIVDIGDADIVHTDTLKSHANIEYGVRKILAAGALPVVLGGDHSINIPCIAAFEDDCARNGPIHIVQIDAHLDFVDERHGVRYGHGSPMRRAAERPWVTGLSQFGIRNVSSTAREGYEAARAMGSDILSVRQIRKLGVEAVLDRIPAGARYYVTIDIDGFDPSIAPGTGTPSHGGFVYYEVLELLAGLAKRGPIVGVDLVEVAPDYDHTGTTAILAAQVLMNFLGRIFHARGA from the coding sequence ATGGGCACCAACAGCTACGAGACCGGCCGATTGAACCTGCCCTTCGTGGGCATCTCGACCTTCGGCAAGAACCCCTACCAGCCCGACTGGGACGCCATAGACGCCGACGTGGCCGTGATGGGCGCGCCCTTCGACTTCGGCACCCAGTGGCGGTCCGGCGCCCGCTTCGGGCCGCGCTCCATCCGCGAGGCTTCCACCCTCTTCTCCTTCGGCCACGGCGGCGCCTATGACCACGAGGACGACGTGACCTACCTGCCCGCCGACCGCGTCCGCATCGTGGACATCGGCGACGCCGACATCGTCCACACCGACACCCTCAAGAGCCACGCCAACATCGAATACGGGGTGCGGAAGATCCTGGCGGCGGGCGCCCTGCCGGTGGTTCTGGGCGGGGACCATTCCATCAACATCCCCTGCATCGCCGCCTTCGAGGACGACTGCGCCCGGAACGGGCCGATCCACATCGTCCAGATCGACGCCCACCTGGACTTCGTGGACGAGCGGCACGGGGTCCGATATGGCCACGGCAGCCCGATGCGGCGGGCGGCAGAGAGGCCCTGGGTGACCGGGCTGTCCCAGTTCGGGATCCGGAACGTCAGCTCCACCGCGAGGGAGGGCTATGAGGCGGCGCGGGCGATGGGGTCGGACATCCTGTCGGTCCGCCAGATCCGGAAGCTGGGGGTCGAGGCGGTGCTGGACCGCATCCCGGCCGGGGCGCGGTACTATGTGACCATCGATATCGACGGGTTCGACCCCTCCATTGCGCCGGGGACCGGGACGCCCTCGCATGGGGGGTTCGTCTATTATGAGGTGCTGGAGCTGCTGGCCGGGCTGGCCAAGCGGGGGCCGATCGTGGGGGTCGATCTGGTGGAGGTGGCGCCCGACTATGACCACACCGGGACCACGGCGATCCTGGCGGCTCAGGTTCTGATGAACTTTCTGGGCCGCATCTTCCATGCGCGGGGGGCCTGA
- a CDS encoding cytochrome P450 gives MKDLDGHRPSDGYDPFDLNKPHARWKEFREDEPIFFHEPTGYWVVSRYDDIKAIFDDWKTFSSENAQKPMRPMCEAGRKVLTDGGFTAYSGLTARVPPDHTRIRKVAQSCFGPRRFKSIEPQIEAIVKRHLDALEDAGRDGGPVNFWEVVAYPVPAYVLFTLMGIPDEDVPKIKQYGASRGKMTWSDLSDEEQIPVAHDMVAYWKYIHDLLDMRRANPGDDFPSDLLRLQAEGAEIADEEIAGVLYSTLFAGHETTSTFMGNYVLAMMDNRDAWEAIRADASLIPNAVEEMLRYMPSVVGWRRKARTACTVGGVDLPAGAEILMITGGANRDESHFPEGEKLDILRDNARTHLSFGYGIHYCLGFQLAKMEASILLRQLAERFPSLRLAPGFVPEYHRNITFRVPKSVLVEWDR, from the coding sequence ATGAAGGACCTGGACGGCCACCGGCCGTCGGACGGGTATGATCCGTTCGACCTGAACAAACCTCACGCCCGCTGGAAGGAATTCCGCGAGGACGAGCCGATCTTCTTTCACGAACCGACCGGCTACTGGGTGGTGTCGCGCTATGACGACATCAAGGCGATCTTCGATGACTGGAAGACCTTCTCGTCGGAAAACGCGCAAAAGCCGATGCGGCCGATGTGCGAGGCAGGCCGCAAGGTTCTGACCGATGGCGGCTTCACCGCCTATTCCGGCCTGACTGCCCGCGTGCCGCCCGACCACACCCGCATCCGCAAGGTGGCGCAGTCCTGCTTTGGCCCCCGCCGGTTCAAGTCGATCGAGCCGCAGATCGAGGCCATCGTGAAGCGCCACCTTGACGCTCTGGAAGATGCCGGCCGCGATGGCGGCCCGGTGAACTTCTGGGAGGTGGTGGCCTATCCGGTGCCGGCCTATGTGCTGTTCACCCTGATGGGCATTCCCGACGAGGACGTGCCGAAGATCAAGCAGTATGGCGCCTCGCGCGGAAAGATGACCTGGTCGGACCTGTCGGATGAGGAACAGATCCCCGTCGCGCATGACATGGTCGCCTACTGGAAATACATCCACGACCTTCTGGACATGCGCCGCGCCAATCCCGGCGACGACTTCCCGTCCGACCTGCTGCGGTTGCAGGCCGAGGGCGCCGAGATCGCCGACGAGGAAATCGCCGGGGTCCTTTATTCCACGCTGTTCGCCGGGCATGAGACGACCTCGACCTTCATGGGCAATTATGTGCTGGCCATGATGGACAACCGCGACGCCTGGGAGGCGATCCGGGCCGATGCCAGCCTGATCCCGAACGCGGTCGAGGAAATGCTGCGTTACATGCCCTCGGTCGTGGGCTGGCGGCGCAAGGCGCGCACCGCCTGCACTGTGGGCGGGGTGGACCTGCCGGCGGGGGCCGAGATCCTGATGATCACCGGCGGTGCCAACCGGGACGAGAGCCATTTCCCCGAGGGCGAAAAGCTGGACATCCTGCGCGACAACGCTCGTACGCATCTGAGCTTTGGCTATGGCATCCACTATTGCCTGGGGTTCCAGCTGGCGAAGATGGAAGCCTCGATCCTGCTGCGGCAACTTGCAGAACGCTTCCCGAGCCTGCGCCTCGCCCCCGGCTTCGTGCCGGAATACCATCGCAACATCACCTTCCGGGTGCCGAAATCCGTTCTGGTAGAGTGGGACCGCTGA
- a CDS encoding alpha/beta hydrolase: MSETELNRRALLLTGCLIGGAAPAALAEGTASGQPAGPGRQVPARWLPVPDTVSPELAAVIAGPLAAGWDSRPTTAAAWKDLVAASVEAAAGDIAKIKATYGLRVSSDRIAGVSVFRIDPATPSPEAAGRVLMHLHGGGYVFFPGEAGAGEGMLMAALAGWPVISVDYRMPPDHPFPAALDDAMAVWRALAAQRDPGSIGVFGASAGGGLTLALMLAARDAGLPLPGAIAPGTPWADLTGAGDSLQANAFVDNVLVSPDGWSGAAALLYAAGRDLADPLISPLHGDFAGFPPAMLTSGTRDLLLSQTVRAHRRLRQAGVVAELQVYEGQSHAQFLEPFVPETEEAFREIGAFFARHLA, encoded by the coding sequence ATGTCCGAGACCGAACTCAATCGCCGAGCACTCTTGCTGACGGGGTGCCTGATCGGCGGCGCGGCGCCGGCCGCCCTAGCCGAGGGAACTGCGTCCGGCCAGCCCGCAGGACCGGGCCGCCAGGTTCCGGCGCGCTGGCTGCCGGTGCCGGACACGGTGAGCCCGGAGCTTGCCGCGGTCATCGCCGGCCCGCTGGCTGCCGGCTGGGACAGCCGGCCGACCACTGCTGCCGCGTGGAAGGACCTTGTGGCGGCAAGTGTCGAGGCGGCGGCGGGAGACATCGCGAAGATCAAGGCGACCTACGGCCTGCGCGTTTCGTCAGATCGCATCGCCGGTGTTTCGGTGTTCCGGATCGACCCCGCGACCCCGTCGCCCGAGGCCGCGGGCCGGGTGCTGATGCACCTGCACGGGGGCGGCTATGTCTTCTTCCCGGGAGAGGCCGGGGCCGGTGAGGGTATGTTGATGGCGGCCCTGGCCGGCTGGCCGGTGATCTCGGTCGATTACCGGATGCCGCCCGATCATCCCTTCCCGGCGGCGTTGGACGATGCGATGGCTGTCTGGCGTGCGCTGGCGGCGCAGCGCGATCCCGGAAGCATCGGCGTGTTCGGTGCCTCTGCCGGGGGCGGGCTGACGCTTGCGCTGATGCTGGCGGCACGAGATGCGGGCCTTCCGCTGCCCGGTGCCATCGCGCCCGGCACACCCTGGGCAGATCTGACAGGGGCAGGGGACTCACTGCAAGCCAATGCCTTCGTCGACAACGTGCTTGTTTCACCCGATGGCTGGTCGGGAGCTGCTGCCCTGCTTTACGCCGCGGGGCGCGACCTGGCCGATCCGCTGATCTCGCCGCTCCACGGGGACTTTGCGGGCTTCCCGCCGGCGATGCTGACCAGCGGCACCCGCGACCTGCTGTTGAGCCAGACGGTACGGGCGCATCGCCGCCTTCGGCAGGCGGGGGTGGTGGCCGAGTTGCAGGTGTACGAGGGGCAGAGCCACGCCCAGTTCCTGGAACCCTTCGTGCCGGAAACCGAAGAAGCCTTCCGCGAGATCGGCGCCTTTTTCGCGCGCCACCTGGCCTGA
- a CDS encoding PEP/pyruvate-binding domain-containing protein — MADGLYTLDFSTIGTADHARVGGKCASLGQMTQAGVAVPPGFAVTTDAYQAMLDDHGLKAEIERHLSGVDPYDIDSVDRAAQAIRIRIRSHKLPAAVEQAIRAAYAAMGPDMPVAVRSSATAEDMPDASFAGQQDTYLWVRGADQVVEKVRDCWASLYTTRAVAYREKNRIPHIDVLMSVGVQKMVNARAAGVAMSIDPVNGDRTKIVIDASWGLGEMVVSGVVTPDNFTVEKVLEEIVARKISDKHVELVGDPDLGAAVEREVDEARRHAQCLSDAEVLAVARLAKRLERQNKCPQDVEWAIDADLPEGENLLALQSRPETIWSQKKKSDAPKTYATGIMGIVGTLNAALPVRR, encoded by the coding sequence ATGGCCGACGGACTTTACACCCTGGATTTCTCGACCATCGGCACGGCCGATCACGCCCGCGTCGGCGGCAAATGCGCCTCGCTTGGCCAGATGACCCAGGCCGGTGTCGCGGTACCGCCGGGCTTTGCGGTGACGACCGATGCCTATCAGGCCATGCTGGACGACCACGGGTTGAAGGCCGAGATCGAGCGGCACCTGTCCGGCGTCGATCCCTATGACATCGACTCGGTCGACCGCGCGGCGCAGGCGATCCGTATCCGCATCCGCAGCCACAAGTTGCCGGCGGCGGTGGAACAGGCGATCCGTGCGGCCTATGCCGCGATGGGGCCGGACATGCCGGTGGCGGTGCGTTCCTCGGCCACGGCCGAGGACATGCCGGACGCAAGCTTTGCCGGCCAGCAGGACACCTATCTTTGGGTGCGCGGCGCCGACCAGGTGGTCGAGAAGGTACGCGATTGCTGGGCCTCGCTGTACACCACCCGCGCGGTTGCCTACCGCGAGAAGAACCGCATCCCGCATATCGACGTGCTGATGAGCGTGGGCGTGCAGAAGATGGTCAACGCCCGCGCCGCCGGAGTGGCGATGTCCATCGACCCGGTGAATGGCGACCGCACCAAGATCGTGATCGACGCCAGCTGGGGCCTGGGCGAGATGGTGGTGTCGGGCGTGGTGACGCCTGACAACTTCACCGTGGAGAAGGTGCTGGAGGAGATCGTCGCCCGAAAGATCAGCGACAAGCATGTCGAGCTGGTGGGCGACCCCGACCTGGGTGCTGCTGTCGAGCGTGAGGTCGACGAGGCCCGCCGTCACGCGCAGTGCCTGTCGGATGCCGAGGTTCTGGCCGTGGCCCGCCTTGCCAAGCGGCTGGAACGGCAGAACAAATGCCCGCAGGACGTGGAATGGGCGATCGACGCCGACCTGCCGGAGGGGGAAAACCTGCTGGCCCTGCAATCGCGGCCCGAGACGATCTGGAGCCAGAAGAAGAAATCCGACGCGCCCAAGACCTATGCCACGGGTATTATGGGCATCGTGGGCACATTGAACGCCGCCCTGCCCGTGCGCAGGTAA
- a CDS encoding PEP-utilizing enzyme, whose amino-acid sequence MDAKTPLFPSAFDVKPPKGAEDWQSLYPYYTQFQPSRRAEDDQKFWFCNSQHWPTPLRPFDVIFLDFAIKCLGQYNSRHLLVPPANGIDYRILNGFVYFSPVAVAPQDIEARIPHFLDRAGHYYGNWNELLANWKKKVRAATAELDALSFKTLPDVVPLDWVKGGVGLDNTNAIFEAYDKAIELSYKIWQYHFEFLNLGYAAYLDFFGFVKSQFPTIPDQAIAKMVQGVDSELFRPDDEIKKLARLAVELGVDGALMTGSVEEALAAVGKLPGGAKWLAAWKEAQDPWFNFTSGNGFYSTDKYWIDHLDIPMGYLRDYIPRAKAGERIERPTERLLAERDRITEEYREMMDEEAQAVFDGKLGLSRTVFPYVEDHNFYIEHWALGVFWRKMRELSKMLSEAGFWPDEDGMFYLSRNEVRDVLWDYAAAWAIGTPNVGSAVWPAEVARRRKLVAALASEPPIPALNNPPEVITEPFTIMLWGITSEAIDRWTGSADDSGGLKGMAAAPGAVEGIARVLRSPDQLGELKKGEILVTPVTAPSWAPVFGKIAAAVTDIGGMMSHAAIVCREYGLPAVTGTGTASAKIKTGMRIRVDGNTGTVTILD is encoded by the coding sequence ATGGATGCGAAGACGCCGCTCTTCCCGAGCGCCTTTGACGTGAAACCGCCGAAGGGGGCCGAGGACTGGCAGAGCCTCTATCCCTATTACACGCAGTTCCAGCCAAGTCGCCGGGCCGAGGACGACCAGAAATTCTGGTTCTGCAACTCGCAGCACTGGCCGACGCCCCTGCGCCCCTTCGATGTGATCTTCCTGGATTTCGCGATCAAGTGCCTGGGGCAATATAACAGCCGCCACCTTCTGGTGCCGCCCGCGAATGGCATCGACTACCGCATTCTCAACGGCTTCGTCTATTTCTCGCCCGTCGCCGTGGCGCCGCAGGACATCGAGGCGCGCATCCCGCACTTCCTGGACCGTGCCGGCCATTACTACGGCAACTGGAACGAACTGCTGGCCAACTGGAAGAAGAAGGTCCGCGCGGCGACGGCCGAGCTTGACGCGCTGTCGTTCAAGACCTTGCCGGATGTGGTGCCGCTGGACTGGGTCAAGGGCGGCGTCGGTCTCGACAACACCAACGCCATCTTCGAGGCCTATGACAAGGCGATCGAGCTTTCCTACAAGATCTGGCAGTACCACTTCGAATTCCTGAACCTCGGTTACGCCGCCTATCTGGACTTCTTCGGCTTCGTGAAGTCGCAGTTTCCGACCATCCCCGACCAGGCCATCGCCAAGATGGTGCAGGGCGTGGATTCCGAGCTGTTCCGACCCGATGACGAGATCAAGAAACTGGCCCGTCTGGCAGTGGAACTGGGCGTCGATGGCGCGCTGATGACCGGATCGGTCGAAGAGGCGCTGGCCGCTGTGGGCAAGCTGCCGGGCGGCGCGAAATGGCTGGCCGCCTGGAAAGAGGCGCAGGATCCCTGGTTCAACTTCACCAGCGGAAACGGCTTCTATTCGACGGACAAGTACTGGATCGACCACCTCGACATCCCGATGGGGTACCTGCGCGACTACATCCCGCGCGCCAAGGCCGGCGAGCGGATCGAGCGGCCGACGGAACGCCTGTTGGCCGAGCGCGACCGCATCACCGAAGAATACCGCGAGATGATGGATGAAGAGGCGCAGGCCGTGTTCGACGGCAAGCTGGGCCTGTCGCGCACCGTGTTCCCCTATGTGGAGGACCACAACTTCTATATCGAGCACTGGGCGCTTGGCGTGTTCTGGCGCAAGATGCGCGAGTTGTCCAAGATGCTGTCCGAGGCCGGCTTCTGGCCGGACGAGGACGGGATGTTCTACCTGTCGCGCAACGAAGTGCGCGACGTGCTGTGGGACTATGCCGCCGCCTGGGCCATCGGCACGCCAAACGTGGGTTCCGCCGTCTGGCCGGCAGAGGTGGCGCGCCGCCGCAAGCTGGTGGCGGCGCTGGCCAGCGAACCGCCGATCCCCGCACTGAACAACCCTCCTGAGGTCATCACCGAGCCCTTCACCATCATGCTCTGGGGCATCACCTCGGAAGCCATCGACCGCTGGACCGGCAGCGCCGACGACTCGGGCGGGCTGAAGGGCATGGCGGCGGCCCCCGGCGCGGTGGAAGGCATCGCCCGCGTGTTGCGCTCGCCCGACCAGTTGGGCGAGTTGAAGAAGGGCGAGATCCTGGTTACCCCCGTCACCGCGCCCTCCTGGGCGCCGGTCTTCGGCAAGATCGCGGCTGCTGTCACCGACATCGGTGGCATGATGAGCCATGCCGCCATCGTCTGCCGCGAGTACGGCTTGCCCGCCGTCACCGGCACGGGCACGGCCAGCGCCAAGATCAAGACCGGCATGCGCATCCGCGTGGACGGCAACACCGGCACGGTGACGATCCTCGACTGA
- a CDS encoding 2Fe-2S iron-sulfur cluster-binding protein translates to MVQVTFIEADGTRRTVEAREGEPLMISARNIGVRGIVAECGGSAMCATCHCYVIETPGGDLPAPRADEADTIEFNANEPRENSRLTCQIMVTPALDGAVFQVATGR, encoded by the coding sequence ATGGTCCAGGTGACCTTCATCGAGGCCGACGGCACGCGCCGCACCGTCGAGGCCAGGGAGGGCGAGCCGCTGATGATCTCGGCCCGCAACATCGGCGTGCGCGGCATCGTCGCCGAATGTGGCGGCTCGGCCATGTGCGCGACCTGCCATTGCTATGTGATCGAGACGCCCGGCGGCGACCTGCCCGCCCCGCGCGCCGATGAGGCCGACACGATCGAGTTCAACGCCAACGAACCGCGCGAGAACTCGCGCCTCACTTGCCAGATCATGGTGACGCCCGCGCTTGATGGCGCCGTGTTCCAGGTGGCAACGGGGCGCTAG
- a CDS encoding SDR family NAD(P)-dependent oxidoreductase gives MTDLGLNGKRVVVTGAGGGLGRAFALAFAKAGARVVAADVNADGAAETAALAGPSALSMRLDVTSAADCAALATRLSDDWGGVDVLVNNAALYGGLERRPFEDIDEDIWDRVMAVNVKGVWNMSRHLAPLMPADGSIVNVASATVFSGSPQWMHYVASKGAVIAMSRTMAKELGGREVRVNVLAPGFTMTEASLGLIENARSYGVDRAALKRPAETDDIVGGALFLASPLSSYMTGQTLIIDGGRQFI, from the coding sequence ATGACCGATCTTGGGCTGAACGGGAAACGGGTGGTCGTCACCGGCGCAGGCGGCGGGTTGGGTCGCGCCTTCGCGCTCGCCTTCGCGAAGGCGGGCGCGCGGGTCGTAGCCGCCGATGTGAACGCGGACGGCGCCGCCGAAACCGCCGCGCTGGCCGGGCCAAGTGCCTTGTCGATGCGGCTGGACGTCACCTCGGCCGCCGATTGCGCTGCCCTGGCCACGCGCCTGTCCGACGACTGGGGCGGCGTGGACGTGCTGGTCAACAACGCGGCGCTTTATGGCGGGCTGGAACGGCGGCCCTTTGAAGACATCGACGAGGACATCTGGGACCGGGTGATGGCGGTCAACGTCAAGGGCGTCTGGAACATGAGCCGCCACCTCGCCCCCCTGATGCCCGCCGACGGCTCCATCGTGAATGTGGCCTCTGCCACGGTCTTTTCCGGCTCGCCCCAGTGGATGCACTATGTCGCCTCGAAGGGCGCGGTGATCGCCATGAGCCGCACGATGGCCAAGGAACTGGGCGGGCGCGAGGTCCGCGTCAACGTTCTCGCCCCCGGCTTCACCATGACCGAGGCGAGCCTTGGCCTGATCGAGAACGCCCGCAGCTATGGCGTGGACCGGGCGGCGCTGAAACGGCCCGCCGAGACAGATGACATTGTCGGCGGTGCCCTGTTCCTGGCCTCGCCGCTGTCGTCCTACATGACCGGCCAGACACTCATCATCGACGGCGGCCGCCAGTTCATCTGA